A single window of Paenibacillus sp. SYP-B4298 DNA harbors:
- a CDS encoding DUF5011 domain-containing protein, producing MRRWLQIAAVLGGERSITAGDLRMKGWRLRCLFTAVCGIALATVLSPGPAAQAAAEQTKLNAVSVHMVASEQGVVYQQYANRYVVGPNGWVEWKVTVKEKLVGFTAGALYDFDKESVNYPERKRAVLQRQEGDHTLVFRFEPGPSSPSGSLTFDRQMSLDGLIRYDAVRPSDGQTVIQSTNFIDMSNIGNMATAQFKREYPTLSITPSPDDLRRSGQAPSGLNVDRIIVDVKDPVLDAQDFEFKYRFTAGSYKQSVDWTTMAERNYIAVPQAARNQAAHLDIEVRDRGGNWRPYMYFYPGPGGMVESRVTINPFDIIAGESLGMYLRLLELEELHPSQRANALGAGKSDFKYLQQQYQSPRNTYPWLGVFLFSTAQRSVSGYSGYADVDLTKSGYLWKDSTELPVDDLPVVPFSQTQRAVETNPLSGRQMEGHWAVIDSEDTRNLGEGTHYLFVKTVDAVTGGYTWQQVYYDADRALTDKNAKNFVQVKLVKDKTPLDIRFGSQPFVRGDYVVDTVVSDNVGVGAVQYMVSSYDFCLRSPGACENIGEKWVDVPLGSGGKKVHIPVDTAAFQSDMAGGVMLHVYVRAVELRHKNIPYADNPFAAGNRANIVSGMQSYTVLRGSEELEVKAAYIDRVDGQGRLAAAPSHRVRLYTHAVGFLAAEGDVRYRLETSSGAVIQDWKTVPSGQELVLAGANGAYVLRAYALNVEGVKSSQEYTLSYIIGSAASASITSATFSTTEMTNQDVTLTLESSVPVKILNWSGIDPDVLAQKHTLTIKNSTSFDTPTTVQYQANGEAVESIAVSVGQVDKSGFGHLGGAGYILYTPNQPTADEVTAHLYVGKRVKPGSGDGISYRNGWLSYTFPANGEHVFEAEDAAGSPLRASVNESNRKAIVQWIDNSTPSVSIAYSTKAATNKPVTATIQLPAGLTIVNNGGSPTYTFTSNGDFTYLVKDEGGVLREYKAYVANIDKEPPALVLHGALTYPVYQGLPFVFDEPGFTAIDSYDGDVTANVQVTQEVDVYKGGYYEIIYTVSDSAGNVARKTRGVSVMEMNGINVFVNQIRLRGDVTVPRGTLRFDIVGQENDELVFLYLPGKHTISAFKSRGTPVVGQTLTINEPGWYTFFVQDRERRTFVGQIHVQ from the coding sequence ATGAGAAGATGGCTACAGATCGCCGCAGTGCTGGGGGGAGAACGGTCTATTACAGCAGGCGACTTACGGATGAAGGGCTGGCGTCTGCGCTGCCTGTTCACTGCTGTGTGCGGAATCGCTCTTGCCACAGTGCTGAGCCCGGGCCCGGCGGCGCAGGCAGCAGCGGAGCAAACGAAGCTGAATGCGGTTAGTGTGCACATGGTGGCAAGCGAGCAAGGCGTAGTCTACCAGCAATATGCCAATCGGTATGTCGTGGGGCCAAATGGCTGGGTGGAATGGAAGGTAACGGTGAAGGAGAAGCTTGTGGGGTTCACCGCAGGCGCGCTGTACGATTTCGACAAGGAAAGTGTGAACTACCCAGAGCGCAAGCGGGCCGTCCTCCAGCGGCAAGAAGGGGATCATACGCTTGTCTTCCGCTTCGAGCCGGGGCCTTCCAGCCCGAGCGGGTCGCTAACGTTCGACCGGCAGATGAGCCTGGATGGCTTGATTCGCTACGATGCTGTTCGCCCGAGCGACGGGCAGACGGTGATCCAGTCGACGAACTTCATCGATATGAGCAATATCGGCAATATGGCGACGGCTCAGTTCAAGCGGGAGTACCCGACACTGTCGATTACGCCGAGCCCGGATGACTTGCGCCGTAGTGGTCAAGCTCCAAGCGGCCTGAACGTCGACCGGATCATCGTCGATGTGAAGGACCCGGTGCTGGACGCGCAGGATTTTGAATTCAAGTATCGGTTCACCGCAGGCTCCTACAAGCAGTCGGTGGACTGGACGACGATGGCCGAGCGTAACTATATCGCGGTGCCACAGGCTGCGCGCAACCAGGCGGCTCATCTGGACATTGAGGTGCGAGACCGCGGAGGGAACTGGCGGCCGTATATGTATTTTTATCCGGGTCCGGGGGGCATGGTAGAATCTCGCGTCACGATCAACCCATTCGACATTATAGCTGGTGAATCCTTAGGGATGTATCTGCGACTTCTGGAGCTGGAGGAGCTGCATCCTTCGCAGCGTGCGAATGCACTGGGCGCGGGCAAGTCGGACTTCAAGTATTTGCAGCAGCAATACCAGTCGCCGCGAAATACGTATCCTTGGCTGGGGGTCTTTCTATTCAGCACCGCGCAAAGATCGGTATCTGGCTATAGCGGATATGCCGATGTCGATCTGACGAAGAGCGGTTATCTATGGAAAGACAGCACGGAACTGCCGGTGGACGATCTGCCAGTCGTACCGTTCTCGCAGACACAGCGCGCTGTGGAGACGAACCCGCTGAGCGGCCGCCAGATGGAAGGACATTGGGCGGTTATAGACTCAGAGGACACACGCAACCTTGGCGAAGGGACGCACTACCTCTTCGTGAAGACCGTCGATGCAGTTACCGGCGGTTACACATGGCAGCAGGTGTATTACGATGCCGACCGAGCATTGACGGACAAGAATGCCAAAAACTTCGTACAGGTCAAGCTGGTCAAGGACAAGACGCCGCTCGACATCCGCTTCGGCAGTCAGCCGTTCGTGCGAGGTGATTATGTCGTGGATACGGTGGTCAGTGATAATGTCGGTGTCGGAGCGGTGCAGTATATGGTCAGCTCCTATGATTTTTGCCTGCGCAGTCCTGGAGCCTGTGAGAATATAGGGGAGAAATGGGTGGATGTGCCGCTTGGGAGCGGTGGCAAGAAGGTTCATATCCCTGTTGACACGGCAGCGTTCCAATCGGATATGGCTGGCGGAGTCATGCTGCATGTCTATGTTCGGGCGGTCGAGCTGAGGCATAAGAACATCCCTTACGCGGACAACCCGTTCGCCGCTGGCAATCGGGCCAATATCGTAAGCGGGATGCAATCCTATACTGTGCTTCGCGGCAGCGAAGAGCTTGAGGTGAAGGCGGCCTATATCGACCGAGTGGATGGACAGGGGCGGCTGGCTGCTGCGCCGAGCCATCGGGTGCGCTTGTACACCCATGCGGTCGGCTTTCTGGCTGCCGAGGGTGACGTTCGCTATCGACTCGAAACATCCAGCGGAGCTGTCATTCAGGATTGGAAGACCGTTCCGAGCGGGCAAGAGCTAGTGCTTGCTGGGGCCAATGGCGCCTATGTGCTGCGTGCCTACGCATTGAACGTGGAAGGAGTCAAGAGCAGCCAGGAATATACGCTGAGCTATATCATCGGTTCAGCAGCATCTGCTTCAATTACCTCCGCAACCTTTAGCACGACGGAGATGACGAATCAGGATGTAACCTTAACGCTGGAGAGCAGTGTGCCGGTGAAGATCCTGAACTGGAGCGGTATAGACCCTGATGTATTAGCCCAAAAACATACGTTGACGATCAAGAACAGCACCTCCTTCGATACACCGACCACCGTTCAATACCAGGCTAATGGAGAGGCCGTAGAATCAATCGCGGTATCTGTCGGCCAAGTGGATAAGAGCGGATTTGGTCATCTTGGGGGAGCAGGATATATACTCTATACGCCGAACCAGCCGACTGCAGATGAGGTTACCGCGCATTTATATGTGGGCAAGCGAGTCAAGCCGGGCAGCGGTGATGGGATTTCTTACCGCAACGGCTGGCTCTCCTATACCTTCCCGGCGAATGGAGAGCATGTCTTCGAGGCGGAGGACGCCGCGGGCAGCCCGCTGCGCGCTTCTGTGAACGAGAGCAACCGCAAGGCGATAGTGCAGTGGATCGATAATTCTACCCCTTCCGTATCCATTGCCTATAGCACCAAGGCAGCGACCAACAAGCCGGTGACAGCAACCATACAGCTTCCTGCCGGGCTGACGATCGTAAATAATGGGGGGAGTCCTACGTACACCTTTACCTCCAACGGCGACTTCACTTATCTGGTCAAGGATGAGGGCGGCGTATTGCGCGAGTATAAGGCTTATGTAGCCAATATCGACAAGGAACCGCCGGCTCTCGTGCTGCATGGTGCGTTGACCTATCCGGTGTACCAGGGCTTGCCGTTCGTCTTCGACGAACCGGGCTTCACAGCGATCGACAGCTATGATGGCGACGTGACGGCGAATGTCCAGGTGACGCAGGAGGTGGATGTGTACAAGGGCGGCTACTATGAGATCATCTATACCGTCTCCGACAGCGCAGGCAATGTTGCGCGCAAGACACGCGGCGTGTCTGTTATGGAGATGAACGGGATCAATGTGTTCGTCAACCAGATCCGGCTGCGCGGCGATGTAACCGTGCCGCGAGGCACACTGCGCTTTGACATCGTAGGGCAGGAGAACGATGAGCTCGTCTTCTTGTATCTGCCGGGCAAGCACACGATCAGCGCCTTCAAGAGCCGCGGCACGCCTGTCGTAGGTCAGACGCTGACAATTAACGAGCCGGGGTGGTATACCTTCTTCGTCCAGGATCGCGAGCGCAGAACCTTTGTTGGACAGATTCATGTGCAGTAA
- a CDS encoding response regulator transcription factor has product MIRVVIADDQTLMRDGLQTIIDLQDDMEVVGAAEDGEQACELAHALRPDLVLMDIRMPRLDGIESTRRIKRELPGTAVLILTTFDEDEYIVDGLASGACGYLLKDLPARKIVESIRDAVRGQLMLPATVAAKLASRLAFLSGAPADVLDPSRLRSEGIRFTEREKKVILLMLEGRTNREIAGILFMSEGTVKNYVSVIYQKIGTNDRAKALLVLQGLLREEGASSPSGQ; this is encoded by the coding sequence ATGATTCGCGTAGTCATCGCTGATGATCAGACGCTGATGAGGGACGGCCTGCAGACCATTATTGATCTGCAGGACGATATGGAGGTGGTCGGAGCAGCCGAAGATGGGGAGCAAGCCTGCGAGCTCGCGCACGCACTGCGCCCTGATCTTGTCCTGATGGACATTCGGATGCCGCGACTGGACGGTATTGAGAGCACTCGCCGGATCAAGCGAGAGCTGCCCGGCACTGCGGTGCTGATCTTGACGACCTTCGACGAGGATGAGTATATCGTGGACGGCCTGGCAAGTGGGGCCTGCGGTTATCTGCTCAAGGATCTGCCCGCACGCAAGATTGTGGAGTCGATCCGCGATGCGGTGAGAGGCCAGCTTATGCTCCCGGCAACCGTCGCTGCGAAGCTCGCCTCACGGCTTGCCTTCTTATCCGGGGCTCCGGCAGATGTACTTGATCCCAGCAGACTGCGCAGCGAGGGCATTCGCTTCACCGAACGGGAGAAGAAGGTCATTCTGCTCATGCTGGAGGGACGCACCAACCGGGAGATCGCCGGTATTCTGTTCATGAGTGAGGGCACGGTGAAGAACTATGTCAGCGTAATCTATCAGAAGATTGGAACGAACGACCGTGCCAAGGCGCTCCTGGTGCTCCAGGGTCTGCTGCGCGAGGAGGGAGCCTCCAGCCCGAGCGGTCAATAA